Proteins encoded by one window of Channa argus isolate prfri chromosome 1, Channa argus male v1.0, whole genome shotgun sequence:
- the dennd3a gene encoding DENN domain-containing protein 3 isoform X3 encodes MAELPSGLLEACVVIGAPSDKLRELFQRHQQSKLDDPILLEAEVLQVHAPPFVSKGGNSSQAIGPAFSRVPRRRSFIKKKRRDHATETIPNGDSASHVEVSSATEDISVPKDLDLIALPQLCFPGGLQLFSEPKEDTYHFLVFTDLFGNRTHGVVLQYYRAVQEGVLQNGHRRNSSKSRLFTPFAVCVISKFPYYNALRDCLSCLLVQLRPARQADIEETIREFSAKLSLVPLPPPGQLHVSFSLRPLQVVLPSREDQDSPVIDIDLHLPFLCFTHTTLLQVLSCLLQEQRIVFFSCDWARLTLVAESLLLYLQPLSWQQPYVPVLAGGMLDFLMAPTAFLMGCHISNFEEVAAITEDLVLVNIDDGIIQSSWSETVDLPAIPIAAAESFISRAECLQLHYDLELCHLGTGTDANALRYQRRDWQTRLNSQIQNIALELVVNIFRGVQDFLNHEHRVFNSEEFLRTREPADQSFYKKVLETHIFHSFLRDRLNRKRDTFSRMEQNTRNKAHRNRAMTDSPRRPPICDLSRTGYRSYASPDDRLSKRLGSSLPNLEEPVNDNMPAISLKRPASLRKNTPDNGLKYPQKAVKVFRLPEFPPPLAYHYVQNYYSDMVASLGKTISATPPDESALLARYHYLRGLVNTVSNRHLDALEDFQSLYKTDSEIFPSQMVKSLVDSLPEVTRLQLDKRPELKRLISRVKREQERERAHHSNSNEEGSVKHFQLPKKYMPLEEFVKCVQESGIVKDQGTINRLFDALTVGQQKQVGPDLFRVFYTIWKETEAEAQEVCLPASVLEHIEPTECVFKLSSSVKTSRGVGKIAMTQRRLFLLTDGRPGYVEVAQYRELEEVKVSSAPFLLLRIPSLKLRVRGRKEAFEANLKTETELWNLMVKEMWAGRCMADQHKDPQYMQQALTNALLMDAVVGSLQSSKAIYSASKLAHFDRIKMEVPMMVPKTTAETLKHKINPSLELAAPQAVDVLLYTPGQLWVSVGGGKVMVFDASSWSLTHTCQVGNARLNCMLGLYNDQVWMGSEDSVIYIISMVAMVCNRQLTEHRAEVTGLALDTDKHR; translated from the exons ATGGCAGAGCTCCCGTCCGGACTGCTGGAGGCATGCGTAGTGATTGGAGCACCCAGTGATAAGCTTCGAGAATTATTCCAG CGTCATCAACAGAGCAAATTAGATGACCCAATACTGCTAGAAGCTGAGGTACTGCAGGTCCATGCCCCACCCTTTGTTTCCAAGGGGGGCAACTCAAGCCAGGCCATTGGCCCAGCTTTCAGCCGTGTCCCACGGAGGAGGAGCTTCATCAAGAAG AAGAGGCGAGATCATGCCACAGAGACAATACCTAATGGAGATTCTGCCAgtcatgttgaagtgtcctcaGCCACAGAGGATATCAGTGTTCCAAAGGATCTGGACCTAATTGCCTTGCCACAGCTTTGTTTTCCTG GTGGTCTTCAGTTATTCAGTGAGCCGAAAGAAGACACTTACCACTTCTTGGTTTTTACCGATCTTTTTGGGAACCGAACCCATGGAGTTGTTCTGCAGTACTACCGAGCGGTTCAG GAAGGTGTTCTGCAGAATGGCCATAGGCGGAATTCATCGAAGTCCCGTCTGTTCACACCCTTTGCCGTGTGCGTCATCTCCAAGTTCCCTTACTACAATGCTCTGCGAGACTGTTTGTCGTG TCTCCTCGTGCAGTTGCGGCCTGCAAGACAAGCTGACATTGAGGAGACAATCAGAGAGTTTTCAGCCAAGTTGTCGTTGGTGCCCTTACCACCTCCTGGACAACTTCATGTG TCCTTCAGCCTTCGTCCTCTTCAGGTAGTTCTTCCATCCAGGGAGGATCAGGACAGCCCTGTTATCGACATTGACCTGCATCTTCCTTTCCTGTGTTTCACTCACACTACTCTTCTCCAG GTGCTATCGTGCCTCCTCCAAGAACAGAGGAtagttttcttttcatgtgaCTGGGCCAGACTTACTCTGGTAGCAGAGAGTTTGCTGCTATACCTGCag CCACTGTCCTGGCAGCAACCTTATGTTCCTGTCTTGGCTGGAGGAATGTTGGACTTCCTCATGGCTCCTACTGCCTTCCTGATGGGCTGTCACATCAGTAATTTTGAAGAGGTTGCAGCA ATAACAGAAGACCTAGTCCTAGTGAATATTGATGATGGCATCATTCAGTCATCATGGTCGGAAACTGTTGACCTACCAGCGATTCCTATAGCTGCAGCTGAGAGCTTTATATCAAG GGCAGAGTGTCTCCAGCTTCATTATGACTTGGAGCTGTGTCACCTTGGAACGGGCACTGATGCCAATGCCCTGCGATATCAACGCAGAGACTGGCAGACACGACTGAACTCACAGATACAAAACATTGCCCTGGAGCTAGTGGTCAACATCTTCAG AGGGGTCCAGGACTTTCTAAACCATGAACATCGAGTTTTTAACAGTGAGGAGTTTCTGAGGACCAGGGAGCCAGCAGACCAGTCATTTTACAAGAAG GTATTAGAAACTCATATCTTCCACTCATTCCTGCGAGACAGGCTTAACAGGAAACGGGATACCTTTAGCCGCATGGAGCAGAATACACGCAATAAAGCACATAG GAATCGTGCAATGACAGACTCTCCTCGACGTCCTCCCATCTGTGATTTGTCCAGAACTGGGTACCGCAGCTACGCAAGCCCTGATGACAGACTGAGTAAGAGGCTGGGATCCAGCTTGCCTAACCTGGAGGAACCTGTCAATGACAATATGCCTGCCATTAGCCTTAAAAGGCCTGCTTCTCTTAGAAAAAATACTCCTGATAATG GGCTAAAATATCCTCAGAAAGCAGTGAAGGTTTTCCGTCTCCCGGAGTTTCCCCCACCTTTGGCCTATCACTATGTTCAGAATTATTATTCTGACATGGTGGCTTCACTAGGGAAGACTATTAGCGCTACACCACCAGATGAATCTGCTCTTCTGGCCAG GTACCACTACTTGCGTGGTTTGGTAAACACTGTGTCAAACAGGCATCTGGATGCATTGGAGGACTTCCAGAGTCTCTATAAGACAGACTCTGAAATCTTCCCCTCTCAAATGGTTAAATCATTGGTTGACTCCCTGCCCGAAGTCACACGGTTACAG TTAGACAAACGGCCAGAACTCAAACGGCTGATCAGTCGGGTCAAGAGGGAACAGGAGAGGGAACGTGCGCATCACAGCAACAGCAATGAGGAAGGTTCTGTGAAGCACTTCCAGCTGCCGAAAAAATACATGCCGCTGGAGGAGTTTGTGAAATGTGTCCAGGAGTCCGGCATTGTAAAAGATCAAGGAACCATAAACAGACTGTTTGATGCGCTCACTGTTG gtcAGCAGAAGCAAGTTGGTCCAGACCTGTTCAGAGTATTTTACACCATCTGGAAGGAAACGGAAGCTGAGGCACAAGAG gtctgtCTGCCTGCATCTGTCTTGGAGCATATTGAACCAACAGAGTGCGTCTTCAAGTTGTCCTCCTCTGTCAAGACGAGCCGTGGTGTAGGAAAGATTGCCATGACTCAACGAAGGCTCTTCCTGCTGACTGATGGACGACCAGGTTATGTGGAGGTGGCACAGTACCGAGAATTAGAG GAGGTTAAGGTGTCTTCAGCTCCTTTCCTGCTCCTGCGAATCCCCAGTCTGAAGTTACGTGTTCGGGGAAGGAAGGAGGCATTCGAGGCTAATCTGAAAACGGAAACTGAGCTCTGGAACCTGATGGTCAAAGAGATGTGGGCTGGTCGCTGCATGGCAGATCAACACAAG gACCCCCAGTACATGCAGCAGGCCCTAACTAATGCCTTGTTAATGGACGCAGTAGTGGGAAGCCTTCAGAGCAGTAAGGCTATCTACTCTGCTTCTAAGCTGGCTCACTTTGACCGAATCAAGATGGAAG TCCCAATGATGGTTCCAAagacaacagcagagacactgaaacacaaaattaaCCCTTCTCTGGAACTTGCAGCACCTCAGGCTGTCGATGTACTTCTTTACACaccag